A single region of the Oceaniferula marina genome encodes:
- a CDS encoding transglutaminase-like domain-containing protein, protein MRLRWTGAAVGVAVMVGVLIPGMPLIADERVETAYSRELDAKLEQAGENRAELEKALDEVPKAQRKGMHFLIAYMPDSDARSLNAAYLLNNVAWAYKARENFTWAKQVPEDVFFNDVLPYASLNERRDDWRQDFYKRFSKYVKDAKTQEEALMAVNRNILKELKVEYNTKRKKPDQSPYESMEQGMASCSGLSILLNNAFRSVGIPSRVAGIPAWTTKRGNHNWVEVWTPVDKAWHFTEYYPDAKGLDHGWLLADAAQANPKSFYHSIYASSWKSTGLHFPMVWNMKNKEVPAVNVTERYVALGGENAVGENDCELRIHRMVGGKRVAIPVVVLQGDLKIAEGVSPKPSDDMNRFYTVVVRKGQIYQLMWKDEVSGAMQRQTVTTPKDKTWLEVKLGG, encoded by the coding sequence ATGCGATTGAGATGGACGGGGGCAGCTGTTGGTGTGGCGGTGATGGTCGGAGTGTTGATACCCGGAATGCCCCTCATTGCTGATGAACGCGTCGAAACCGCTTACAGTAGAGAGCTGGATGCCAAGCTTGAGCAAGCGGGTGAGAACCGTGCTGAGCTGGAAAAGGCTCTCGATGAGGTGCCAAAGGCGCAGCGCAAGGGGATGCATTTTTTGATCGCTTACATGCCGGATTCTGACGCCCGCTCGCTGAATGCCGCTTATTTGTTAAACAATGTGGCCTGGGCATACAAGGCCCGCGAGAATTTCACTTGGGCGAAGCAGGTTCCTGAGGACGTGTTTTTTAACGATGTGTTACCTTATGCCAGTTTGAATGAACGGCGTGACGATTGGCGGCAGGATTTTTATAAACGCTTCAGCAAGTATGTGAAGGATGCGAAAACGCAAGAGGAGGCTTTGATGGCTGTGAATCGGAACATTTTGAAGGAGCTCAAGGTGGAATACAACACCAAGCGTAAAAAGCCGGATCAGAGCCCGTATGAGTCGATGGAGCAGGGGATGGCGAGTTGTAGTGGCTTGTCGATTCTGCTGAACAATGCCTTTCGCTCGGTGGGCATCCCTTCTCGGGTGGCAGGTATTCCAGCATGGACCACCAAGCGAGGGAATCACAATTGGGTGGAAGTCTGGACCCCGGTCGACAAAGCCTGGCATTTTACCGAGTATTACCCGGATGCCAAGGGACTGGACCACGGCTGGTTACTGGCTGACGCCGCACAGGCGAACCCGAAGAGTTTTTACCACAGTATTTATGCAAGCTCTTGGAAGTCGACCGGGCTGCATTTTCCTATGGTGTGGAATATGAAAAACAAGGAAGTGCCCGCGGTGAATGTCACGGAACGCTATGTGGCGTTAGGTGGTGAAAATGCGGTAGGTGAAAACGATTGCGAGTTGCGCATTCACCGGATGGTGGGCGGGAAGCGGGTTGCGATTCCCGTGGTGGTGCTTCAGGGGGATCTTAAAATTGCCGAGGGCGTTTCACCTAAGCCAAGCGACGATATGAATCGTTTTTATACGGTCGTGGTTCGCAAAGGGCAGATCTATCAATTGATGTGGAAGGATGAGGTGTCTGGAGCGATGCAACGGCAAACGGTCACCACGC
- the nagB gene encoding glucosamine-6-phosphate deaminase, producing MNKIPVETFDTPELAVAKLAAETAELIRSNDAAGKPTVLGLATGATPIRYYQELIRLHKEEGLSFQNVITFNLDEYAGLPREHKESYWFFMHHNLFDHIDIKPENINLPSGTVSDAEIPAHCEEYEQAIIDAGGIDQQILGIGRTGHIGFNEPGSPKDSLTRAITLDEITREDAAPAFDGIDNVPTAAITMGCGTILAAKRIVLMAWGEGKASIVQKAVQGPVNDIVSASYLQEHDNAVFYIDQPASTEL from the coding sequence ATGAACAAGATCCCAGTCGAAACCTTTGATACCCCGGAGCTGGCAGTCGCCAAACTCGCTGCCGAAACCGCCGAACTGATCCGCAGCAACGATGCCGCAGGCAAGCCCACCGTTCTCGGACTCGCGACCGGAGCAACTCCGATCCGCTATTATCAGGAACTCATCCGCCTGCACAAAGAAGAGGGACTGTCGTTCCAGAACGTCATCACCTTCAACCTCGACGAATACGCCGGCCTGCCGCGCGAACACAAAGAAAGTTACTGGTTCTTCATGCACCACAACCTCTTTGATCACATCGACATCAAACCTGAAAACATCAATCTTCCCTCAGGCACCGTCTCCGACGCTGAGATCCCGGCACACTGCGAGGAATACGAACAGGCGATCATCGACGCCGGAGGCATCGACCAGCAAATCCTCGGCATCGGACGCACCGGTCACATCGGATTCAACGAACCGGGATCACCCAAAGACTCCCTGACACGTGCTATCACCCTCGATGAAATCACCCGCGAAGATGCCGCCCCTGCATTTGATGGCATCGACAACGTGCCCACCGCGGCCATCACCATGGGATGCGGAACCATCCTCGCAGCCAAACGCATCGTGCTCATGGCTTGGGGAGAAGGTAAGGCATCCATCGTGCAAAAAGCCGTGCAAGGACCGGTCAACGACATCGTCTCAGCATCCTACCTTCAGGAGCACGACAATGCGGTCTTCTACATCGACCAACCGGCATCCACCGAGCTCTAA
- a CDS encoding MFS transporter: MIDRIDDSGEKVDLIGSLFFDLMRSMTKMSESAGDQMPTRRNWASFWSLLTLQTQNAFNDKAAQFLLIPLAGALVFAAKDSGQEVGFLGQNMAHVLGALIVLPFILFAPVAGWLSDRFSKTHVIRGTLCMQLAVFALIVCAVGMQSLPLAVLGFFLLSVESVLLSPAKKGIVKELVGHSRLGFASGVLEMSVILSVCFGQIISGWWYDARRIDGHGIWEAAHGPLMIVGTAALASLALSFGVERVKPMGKRPFSAGILFEHFGQLKDLWHDRRIRLSSVGIAFFWGFAGFINLAAIQIGSDLSGGGGVGFGSENSWLMLAASGGIALGGVLASLICKRKIELGLVPVGGAVMVLGSLALALGPIERGWLMIWMAIAGGGGAMLLVPLNAYLQDVCPPEKRGRVLAGLNLLDCLAGFVAVVAQFAMVHFGVSYGLQFGALALVSVVVSCYSARILPQQLVRFVLLALFRSVYRVKTMNAERIPRQGGVMLAPNHVSYIDAFILSVACPRPIRFVLFDEYFEHPTVGRFVRLFDAIPISKTRAKEGLRLASESLRDGEVVCIFPEGQLTRTGSMNAFMRGFEMIARRAKCPVIPVAMDGLWGSIFSFERNRFIYKKPYSLQYGVRVNIGEPMDAKAATAEALRVQMGELRSEAMLTRPLLQDQKQWTSLPYQVLFAADPQYLEQACAVQGEATMEQVANALQMADVNAVTRGEVVMVDWDGFSGVRDLVAVMYPLVQGLKLVIVSGSQSGEEIEALAGEHGVSAFFGGERLARIWQDRQLPGNCYDFSEGACERAGDQSGRFAFPCLVRGRCVISMALPDPKAQTRINDHQDGHRAGTWGRVLPGFVARTSDTGLKIAGLSLPDDKVVLEDAGVDDSGFVQY, translated from the coding sequence ATGATTGATAGGATCGATGATTCGGGAGAAAAAGTCGATTTGATTGGCTCGCTATTTTTTGATCTTATGCGCAGCATGACGAAGATGAGTGAGTCAGCAGGAGATCAAATGCCCACACGGCGAAACTGGGCATCGTTTTGGAGTTTGTTGACCTTGCAGACTCAGAATGCGTTCAATGACAAGGCGGCGCAATTTTTATTGATTCCCCTGGCCGGGGCGTTGGTGTTTGCAGCGAAGGATTCGGGGCAGGAAGTTGGGTTTTTGGGGCAGAACATGGCACATGTGCTGGGAGCCTTGATTGTGTTACCCTTTATTCTGTTTGCTCCGGTTGCGGGATGGTTGTCGGATCGTTTTAGCAAGACGCATGTGATACGTGGGACCTTGTGTATGCAATTGGCTGTGTTTGCCTTGATTGTGTGCGCGGTGGGTATGCAGAGTTTGCCCTTGGCGGTGTTGGGTTTTTTCTTGTTGTCGGTGGAGTCGGTCTTGCTGAGCCCGGCGAAGAAGGGGATCGTCAAGGAGCTTGTGGGACACAGTCGCTTGGGTTTTGCCAGTGGGGTTCTGGAGATGTCGGTGATTTTGTCGGTGTGTTTTGGGCAGATTATTTCCGGGTGGTGGTATGATGCCAGACGTATAGACGGGCATGGGATTTGGGAAGCGGCGCATGGTCCGCTGATGATTGTGGGGACGGCGGCCTTGGCGAGTTTGGCATTGAGTTTTGGTGTGGAGAGGGTCAAGCCGATGGGGAAACGTCCCTTTTCTGCTGGGATTTTGTTTGAGCATTTTGGTCAATTGAAAGACCTCTGGCATGATCGTCGGATTCGGCTGAGTAGTGTGGGTATTGCCTTTTTCTGGGGTTTTGCCGGGTTTATCAATTTGGCGGCGATCCAGATTGGATCGGATTTATCCGGCGGTGGTGGTGTTGGATTTGGTAGTGAAAACTCCTGGCTGATGTTGGCTGCGAGCGGGGGGATTGCTTTGGGAGGGGTGCTTGCTTCACTCATTTGTAAAAGGAAGATCGAATTGGGTTTGGTTCCGGTCGGAGGGGCGGTGATGGTGCTGGGTTCTCTGGCCTTGGCTCTGGGGCCGATTGAGCGGGGCTGGTTGATGATTTGGATGGCGATTGCCGGTGGTGGTGGTGCGATGTTGTTGGTGCCATTGAATGCCTACCTTCAGGACGTTTGTCCTCCGGAGAAGCGGGGGCGGGTATTGGCAGGCTTGAATTTGTTGGATTGTTTGGCCGGTTTTGTTGCGGTGGTGGCTCAGTTTGCGATGGTGCATTTCGGTGTTTCCTATGGGCTTCAGTTTGGGGCTCTGGCTTTGGTCTCGGTGGTGGTGAGTTGTTATTCTGCCCGCATCTTGCCACAGCAGTTGGTTCGCTTTGTTTTGTTGGCACTTTTCCGCTCGGTTTACCGGGTGAAGACGATGAATGCCGAGCGGATTCCTCGTCAGGGGGGCGTGATGTTGGCTCCGAATCATGTTAGTTATATTGATGCCTTTATCCTATCGGTTGCCTGCCCAAGGCCGATTCGGTTTGTGCTTTTCGATGAGTATTTTGAGCACCCAACCGTGGGCCGCTTTGTCCGATTGTTCGATGCGATTCCGATTTCGAAAACCCGGGCAAAGGAGGGACTCCGTCTGGCTTCGGAGTCCCTCCGGGATGGCGAGGTCGTATGTATTTTTCCGGAAGGACAACTCACGCGGACGGGCTCGATGAATGCCTTTATGCGCGGGTTTGAGATGATTGCCCGGCGGGCAAAATGTCCGGTGATCCCGGTGGCGATGGATGGCTTGTGGGGGTCTATTTTTTCCTTTGAACGGAACCGTTTCATCTACAAAAAACCATACAGTCTTCAGTATGGCGTCAGGGTGAACATCGGTGAACCCATGGATGCCAAAGCGGCTACGGCCGAGGCTTTGCGTGTGCAGATGGGGGAGCTTCGGAGCGAGGCTATGTTGACGCGCCCGTTGCTGCAGGATCAGAAGCAATGGACGTCTTTGCCCTACCAGGTGTTGTTTGCTGCCGACCCTCAATATCTGGAGCAGGCTTGCGCTGTGCAAGGAGAGGCAACGATGGAACAGGTGGCCAATGCCTTGCAAATGGCGGATGTGAATGCGGTTACCCGCGGGGAGGTTGTGATGGTGGATTGGGATGGGTTCAGTGGCGTGCGGGATTTGGTTGCGGTGATGTATCCGCTGGTTCAAGGGCTCAAGCTGGTGATTGTCTCGGGCTCACAGAGTGGGGAGGAAATTGAGGCGTTGGCCGGAGAGCACGGGGTGAGTGCTTTTTTCGGGGGGGAGCGCTTGGCCAGGATTTGGCAGGACCGGCAGTTGCCGGGAAATTGTTATGATTTTTCCGAGGGCGCCTGCGAGCGGGCCGGCGATCAGAGTGGGCGCTTTGCGTTCCCTTGTCTGGTTCGCGGGCGTTGTGTGATCTCGATGGCCTTGCCGGACCCCAAAGCTCAGACGCGGATCAACGATCATCAGGACGGACATCGCGCCGGGACATGGGGGCGGGTGTTGCCCGGGTTTGTAGCTCGGACATCCGACACCGGACTGAAGATTGCCGGGCTGTCGTTGCCCGATGATAAGGTGGTGTTAGAAGATGCTGGTGTTGATGACAGTGGATTCGTTCAGTATTGA
- a CDS encoding DUF167 domain-containing protein, whose protein sequence is MHPTLTLFFAIIHAIMILRIKATPNAKQNEITGWEDAPMIGPVLRIRIQSPPIDGKANKALTSFLADSLNIPKSKVKLIKGHNSRIKTFEIPDNIKLPGQK, encoded by the coding sequence ATGCACCCCACCCTCACACTCTTTTTTGCCATCATCCATGCCATCATGATCCTCCGTATTAAAGCCACCCCTAACGCCAAACAGAACGAAATCACAGGCTGGGAAGACGCCCCCATGATCGGTCCGGTGTTGCGCATCCGTATCCAGTCCCCTCCCATCGATGGCAAAGCCAATAAAGCGCTTACCTCCTTCCTGGCCGATTCGCTGAACATCCCGAAATCGAAAGTCAAACTCATCAAAGGCCACAACTCCCGCATCAAAACCTTCGAAATTCCAGACAACATCAAACTTCCGGGACAAAAATAA
- a CDS encoding mechanosensitive ion channel family protein, producing the protein MQEWHNELSKQFFNLNHADLGLIKGLLVDAILFSLVLALAALAYYLVRNILVRVVNKVVHKTKNTWDDELLQSKLLTWVALLVPTVIIWNAAPLAITTEHAGYPFFADLVQVAARVTVIILSFLAANSLLNIVERIYERYEVSRELPIKSLIQVIRIILVLASLIFIISTLLNKSPVLIFSGLGAMTAIMMLIFKDSILGLVAGVQLSANRMVARGDWIEMPKFGADGDVLEVALTTVKVRNWDMTITTIPTYALISDSFKNWRGMSNSGVRRIKRAINIDMSTVGFLNDSMLSKMQQINLLKPYLAKKQKEIDEWNTSQPEEGKNNPVNARALTNLGTFRAYCEQYLKNHPKIDDQHTLLVRQLQPTDHGIPIELYIFTNDNRWVHYEGIQSDIFDHLLSVLPEFGLRAFQSPSDHCFKTALQGR; encoded by the coding sequence ATGCAAGAATGGCATAACGAACTGTCCAAACAGTTTTTCAATCTCAATCACGCAGATCTCGGCCTGATCAAGGGGCTGCTGGTCGACGCCATTTTGTTTTCCCTCGTTCTGGCTCTGGCGGCTCTGGCGTATTATCTCGTCCGCAATATTCTGGTCCGGGTCGTTAACAAGGTGGTGCACAAAACCAAGAATACCTGGGATGACGAACTGCTGCAGAGTAAACTCCTCACTTGGGTCGCCTTACTCGTCCCCACCGTGATCATTTGGAACGCCGCTCCGCTGGCGATTACCACCGAACATGCGGGCTACCCGTTTTTTGCAGACTTGGTCCAGGTCGCAGCCCGAGTCACCGTCATCATCCTGTCCTTCCTTGCAGCCAACTCCCTGCTCAATATCGTCGAACGCATCTACGAGCGGTATGAAGTTTCCCGGGAACTCCCGATCAAGAGCCTGATCCAGGTGATCCGAATCATTCTGGTCCTCGCCTCTCTGATCTTCATCATCTCCACCCTACTCAATAAATCCCCTGTCCTGATCTTCTCCGGTCTGGGGGCCATGACGGCCATCATGATGCTGATCTTCAAGGACTCCATCCTCGGGCTTGTCGCCGGAGTCCAACTTTCTGCCAACCGCATGGTTGCCCGCGGCGATTGGATCGAAATGCCCAAATTCGGAGCCGATGGAGACGTCCTCGAAGTCGCACTCACCACCGTCAAGGTGCGCAACTGGGATATGACCATCACCACCATCCCGACCTACGCACTCATCTCCGACAGCTTTAAAAACTGGCGTGGTATGAGTAACTCCGGGGTGCGCCGGATCAAGCGGGCCATCAACATCGACATGTCCACCGTAGGTTTCCTCAACGACAGCATGCTCAGCAAAATGCAGCAAATCAATCTGCTCAAACCTTACCTCGCAAAAAAACAAAAAGAGATCGATGAATGGAACACATCCCAGCCAGAGGAAGGAAAAAATAACCCAGTAAATGCACGCGCGCTCACCAACCTCGGCACCTTCCGAGCCTACTGCGAGCAATACCTGAAAAATCATCCGAAAATCGATGACCAACACACCCTACTCGTGAGACAACTCCAACCGACCGATCACGGCATCCCCATCGAGCTCTATATCTTTACCAACGACAACCGCTGGGTTCATTACGAAGGCATCCAATCCGACATCTTCGACCATCTGCTCTCGGTGCTTCCCGAGTTTGGTTTACGGGCATTTCAAAGCCCGAGCGATCATTGCTTCAAGACGGCTCTCCAGGGCCGCTAA